Part of the Calypte anna isolate BGI_N300 chromosome 21, bCalAnn1_v1.p, whole genome shotgun sequence genome is shown below.
TACCCGAAATGAAGAGGTCAGACCAGATCTGTTGGTGCTCCTGGAAAAGATCTTCCACCCCCATCTGCATcacctccagcatctccttctTGGCCGCCTCCCTCAGCTTGCTGAAGGTCTCCTCCAGCCTGGACACCTCGATAGGCTCCGAGGTGTGCACCACGGACAGGACGGTTTCATCAAAGTGGGATTTGGGGGCCACCTGCACCCGGCTCACCAGTTTCTTGgcagccaccaccagcagcaccacctTGGGGCTGCCGGCCAGCAGCAAGCGGCCCGAGGAGAGCAGGAACTGCCGCTCCTCcgccttctccaggctggtaGCGAAACGCCCGCCCGCCGAGCCTGCCGGGGCCGAGGCCTCGAAGGCGGCCACCCGCTCGGTGGGGTTGGCGATGCGGATACGCTGCAGGTAGAGTCGCGGCCGGCTCCGGTgagccaccacctcctcccGCACCGTCACGCAGTCCCCGGCGCCCGCCCCGGGGCCCGTCTGGACGCAGCGCACCCTCCGCACGGCCCCGTCCCGCagagccgccgccgccgcccgcgcCTCCCCGCGCCCGCCCAGCGCCCTCAGCCGCACCAGCGCCGGGTACTCGGTGGCGAGGAACGGGCCCCCGCCGGGCCCCGCCGACACCCAGAGCCGGCCGGCGGCCGCGTCCAGCAGCAGGAACCCGTTACCCGCCAGCGCCAGCCCCGGACCCCCGGCCCCGGGCCCCGcagccgcctcctcctcctcctcctccggtAGCGGCAGCGCATCCCCGCGCTCCGCCTGCGCCCGCCAGGAGCCCGTGGCCGCCTGCAGGCAGAGGGCGGCGGCACCGCGGGGCTCGGCTCCCCGCCCCGCACCCCACCGCGCCCGGGCCGCCCCCAGGTACCAGTAGGCGACGAGCAGCAgcgccagcagcagcagcagccgccgcGCCCAGCTGCTGGACAGCAGCCCCGGCAGCCCCTTCAGCCGCTGCTGCAGCCACATGGGCGGCGCCGGGGCGGGagtcccgtcccgtcccgtgTCCCGCGTCCCCCGTGCCCCGTGTCCCGCGGCCGCTCCCCACCAGCCCCGATCCCGCCGCGGAGCAGCGACCCTCAGGCCGCCATCGCCGGCCCCGGAAGCTCCGCCGTGCGGCAGCCCCGCTGCTTTGCGGCACTTTGCGACTGCCCCGTCCGGAGGAGGAGCCTGGCGGGCAGcccggttcggttcggttcggccCGGAACCCCCGGGTCCAACCCACCGCCCCTCCCGACTGCTGGCCGCCCACATCCCGCGGCTCCGGGGGGGCCTCAGCCTCTCCGCAGCCCGTGGCTGAGTTTATGTCCTTGAAGGAGTTTTCCGTGATTTGAGTGGGATTTGGTCCTTTTTAGCCCGGGGAAGCAAGTTGTATTCCCAAACCGAACCTTAATCTACCGTTT
Proteins encoded:
- the KIAA2013 gene encoding uncharacterized protein KIAA2013 homolog, producing the protein MWLQQRLKGLPGLLSSSWARRLLLLLALLLVAYWYLGAARARWGAGRGAEPRGAAALCLQAATGSWRAQAERGDALPLPEEEEEEAAAGPGAGGPGLALAGNGFLLLDAAAGRLWVSAGPGGGPFLATEYPALVRLRALGGRGEARAAAAALRDGAVRRVRCVQTGPGAGAGDCVTVREEVVAHRSRPRLYLQRIRIANPTERVAAFEASAPAGSAGGRFATSLEKAEERQFLLSSGRLLLAGSPKVVLLVVAAKKLVSRVQVAPKSHFDETVLSVVHTSEPIEVSRLEETFSKLREAAKKEMLEVMQMGVEDLFQEHQQIWSDLFISGVEMIKITDSHTPSSETVNMTLYYMLSSMPAPLLDPLISGEDREKMEASLNYADHCFSGHATMHAENLWPAKLTSVTQILQLSDLWKLTLQKRGCKSLVAAGVHGFMQGMVLSFGGLQFTENHLQFQADPDVLHNSYSLRGIHYNKDLINLAVLLDAEGKPFLHVSVKFQEKPVRLYACEAGCLNEPVELTSEARGHTFPVMVTQPITPLLYISTDLIHLQDLRHTLHLKAILAHEEHMAKQYPGLPFLFWFSVASLITLFHLFLFKLIYNEYCGPGAKPLFRSKV